Genomic segment of Methanolobus mangrovi:
GGATTCATATCTGCTGTAGGTTCGACCCCGGCAGCTTTGGCCTGTATTGCCTGGGCAATTCCGATTTCTTTTCCATCCTTTGTGATCCATGAGTTCAGGCTCATGTTCTGGGCCTTAAATGGTGCAACCTTATACTTCCTGGAAAGGATCTTGCACAGGCCTGTGACCATTATGCTCTTACCTACATCTGATGCAGTTCCCAATACCAGTAGTTTCTTAGCTTTTTTCTTATTCTCCATTGCAACCGCCCTAAATATTTTTGAATTGCTATACTATGTCGTAATAATGCAACAGTTTTATGAAGGACAACTTATATCTACTTAACTCCAGTTTATCTTAGTTAAGGTGGAACATGACAGAACTTATGCACGTAAGTGGCGGTCCGACAAAACCGGAGATTATTGCAGTTGCCCTATCTAAACTTGATTTAGCGGATAACTGTAGATTTTTCGACATTGGTTGTGGTACGGGAGCCGTGTCTATAGAAGCTTCAAAAATGGTACGTAATATTAGCATATGTGCCATTGATGCAAGGGAAGAGGCAATAAATGTAACGAAGAAAAACTTCGAAGCATTTAAGATTACCAATGCCAAAGTGTTTTCCGGTGAATCTTCCGAGATCCTGGAAAAGCAGGATGTTGGGTCTATCGATTGTGCATTTATTGGTGGCACAAAAAACATTTCCCGTGTGCTTGAAGTGCTTGCCGAGAAAAAGGCAAAGAGTATTGTAGTGAATGCGGTCAGGATCGAAACGGTCGTAAACGTAATAAATAAGATGAAAGAACTTGACTTATTCGATGAGGTACTGCATTTAATTGTTTCACGTGGAGCACCGATTACCGGTGAAACCATGTTCAAACCTGAAAACCCGGTATATGTTATTGTCGGCAGATCAGGTAAGAATTAATCTTTAATCTTGATGGTGATAAAAAATGCTTGTTGGAGTTGGACTTGGTCCGGGAGATCCGGAGCTTCTTACATTGAAAGCTGTTGAAAGCCTGAAAAATGCATATAAGGTATACGTTCCTGGTCCTATGGCTGCGGATCTGGTGGCACCTTATGCAGAATCAGAGATTCTGGAATTCCCAATGTTGACAGACTATGATGTGCTAAATGCCGTCTGGAAGAAGAATGCTGACATGCTTGCTGAAGAATCAAAGGATAACCTTGTTGTTTTTGGTCTCATCGGCGATCCTAACTTTTTCTCAACATTCACTCATTTGAAACGTGTGATGAAGAAGTTTTATCCTGATGTTGAAACAGCAACAATTCCTGGCATCAGCTCTATCACATCATTCGCTGCACAGACCGGGGCAGAGGTTGACTCTTCCTTTGAGGTCAGTGATGGTTCCGAGAGCCAGTATAAGATAAGGTTAAAGGCAAGTAAGCCGCTTGAGATCATCAATTCATTTGAAAAGGAAGGTTTTAACAAATTCACTTTCTGTGAACGCCTTTTCAGTGACAAGGAAGTCATAATCACAGAAAGAGAAAAGATTCCTGAAAAAGGTAACTATTTCAGTATTATCTTTGCAGAAAAGGAATAATCGCAGGGAGAATCAAGATGACAGACAAAAAAGTCTATTTTGTAGGTTCCGGTCCGGGAAACGCTAAGTATATCACAGTAATGGGAAAGGAGCTTCTTGAAGAAGCTGACCTTGTAATATATGCCGGTTCCCTTGTGAATCCTGAAGTACTCAATTACTCCAAAGGGGAAAAGATCGATAGTTACGGACTTACCCTTGATGAAACTAACAA
This window contains:
- the cbiT gene encoding precorrin-6Y C5,15-methyltransferase (decarboxylating) subunit CbiT: MTELMHVSGGPTKPEIIAVALSKLDLADNCRFFDIGCGTGAVSIEASKMVRNISICAIDAREEAINVTKKNFEAFKITNAKVFSGESSEILEKQDVGSIDCAFIGGTKNISRVLEVLAEKKAKSIVVNAVRIETVVNVINKMKELDLFDEVLHLIVSRGAPITGETMFKPENPVYVIVGRSGKN
- a CDS encoding cobalt-factor II C(20)-methyltransferase gives rise to the protein MLVGVGLGPGDPELLTLKAVESLKNAYKVYVPGPMAADLVAPYAESEILEFPMLTDYDVLNAVWKKNADMLAEESKDNLVVFGLIGDPNFFSTFTHLKRVMKKFYPDVETATIPGISSITSFAAQTGAEVDSSFEVSDGSESQYKIRLKASKPLEIINSFEKEGFNKFTFCERLFSDKEVIITEREKIPEKGNYFSIIFAEKE